A single window of Solanum dulcamara chromosome 5, daSolDulc1.2, whole genome shotgun sequence DNA harbors:
- the LOC129890478 gene encoding CASP-like protein 1C1, translated as MAKTKISIGVRFIIFVSTLAAALTMLSSRQTVHIKDGYTFLPSYKNFNNGYSFKATYKNWNSFQFFIAVNFLGAAYNLLVIILPDGSRLWKMVVVLDMVITMILVASCAAALETYSLLKNGNIQASWQPICRFVPIFCAKVLGAIVTCICGLFTSTLLLFYSFHIIFNPLLIKSEDDN; from the exons ATGGCGAAGACAAAAATTTCGATAGGCGTCAGATTCATAATCTTTGTTTCAACGTTAGCAGCTGCACTTACCATGTTGTCTAGCAGACAAACGGTTCACATAAAAGATGGATACACTTTTTTACCATCTTACAAGAATTTCAACAATGGATACTCTTTCAAAGCAACATACAAAAATTGGAACAGCTTTCA GTTCTTTATTGCTGTGAACTTTCTTGGAGCTGCTTACAACCTTCTAGTAATAATTCTTCCTGATGGGAGTCGTCTATGGAAGATGGTCGTTGTTTTGGATATG gTTATTACAATGATACTTGTTGCAAGTTGTGCTGCAGCATTAGAGACCTACTCTCTGCTCAAGAATGGAAATATTCAAGCAAGTTGGCAACCCATTTGCCGTTTTGTTCCAATTTTCTGCGCAAAAGTATTAGGAGCTATTGTCACATGCATTTGTGGATTATTCACAAGTACCTTacttcttttttattcttttcatatTATCTTTAACCCTCTCCTAATCAAAAGTGAAGATGACAATTAg